GTTACGCGAGGCCCAATGAAATGAACCCCGCCTACCTCGGGCGCTACCTCCCGGACCACGACAAGACCATGGGGGCGTTGGCGGAGCTTAAGCGCAATCTCTCGATAAACCCGGATAACGAGGAGGCCCGCCTCTCTCTCGCCTTCCTCTACTACGGGCTCGGCAGGCCGGAGGAAGAGTTAAAGGAGATGCTTAAGGTTGTAGAGATAAACCCTCGTCTGGCCTTTGCCCACTCGGCCCTAGGCGAACTCTATATGCAGAGGGGAGACAGGGAGAAGGCCGGGGAGGAGTTCGAAAGGGCGCTCGGGATCGACCCCGGCGACAGGGTCGCCCTGGGCGGCATGGAGAGGCTTGAGCACGGGCGCGGCGGACAGTGAATGTAACGGTGAGGCGGTTCTGACGGGAACGTAAAGAGCACTACAAAAATCCGTTGGAATATGTTAATCTCAGAGGCGTTATGCAGCACTCAAGGTTCGTACACCTCCACGTCCACACCCAGTACAGTCTCCTCGACGGCGCCATAAGGCCCGAGGCGCTCTTTAAGCTCGCCCGCAAATACAAGATGCCGGCCGTGGCCATGACCGACCACGGAAACCTCTTCGGCGCCGTGGAGTTCTACCGTAAGGCGACCGCCGCCGGGGTAAAGCCCATCATAGGCTGCGAGGTCTACGTCGCGCCCGGCCACCGTACCGACAGGACGCCTCCTTCGAGGGGAGAGGGAGGAGGGGGGCACGGGTCGGCCTACCACCTGGTCCTCCTGGTAAAGAACGCAAAGGGCTACCAGAACCTCTGCAAGCTCCTTACCAAGGCCTACCTCGAGGGCTTTTACTACAAGCCCCGGGTCGATAAGGAACTCTTGAGCGAGTATGGAGAGGGGTTGATAGCCCTTAGCGCGTGCCTCCACGGCGAGGTCTCGCATCTCCTGAACAGAGGGCTTACGGATAAAGCCGTAAAGGCGGCCGGGGAGTACCGCGAGATATTCTCCGACAGGAGGTTCTTCCTTGAGCTCCAGAGTAACGGCATGGAGGAGCAGAAGAAGGTCAACAAGGGGCTCATCGAGATAAGCGGCAAGCTCGACCTGCCGGTTGTGGCGACCAACGACTGCCACTACCTTACGAAAGAAGAGGCGCGGGCGCACGACATACTGCTCTGCGTACAGACCGGCACCACGGTAAACGCGAAGGACAGGATGCGCTTTCAGACCGACGAGTTCTACTTCAAGAGCCCGCGCGAGATGGAGGAGGCCTTCAAGGAGGTCCCCGAGGCCATAGAGAACACGGTGGAGATAGCCGAGCGCTGCAACATGGAGATGAGGTTCGGGGAGTACCACCTGCCGGAGTTCCCCGTGCCCGAGGGGGATAGCCTGACGAGCCACCTGGAGGCAAAGGCGCAGAGGGGGTTGGACCGCAGGCTCACCGCCATGAGGGAGAAGGGTGGAGATGTCGAGTCGGTCAAGTGGCAGTATTACGACCGCCTCAAGAAGGAGCTCAAGGTCATAAACGGCATGGGTTTTCCCGGCTACTTCCTTATAGTCTCGGACTTCATAGACCATGCGAGGAAGATGGGCATCCCGGTCGGGCCGGGCCGGGGCTCGGCCGCGGGCTCTCTCGTGGCCTACTCGCTCGGCATAACCGGGCTCGACCCCATACGCTATAACCTCCTCTTCGAGCGTTTTCTGAACCCCGACCGCGTCAGCCTCCCGGACATAGACATAGACTTCTGCATCGAGGCCAGGGACGAGGTGATAAAGTACGTCACCGAGAAGTACGGCGCGGATAACGTCACGCAGATCATAACCTTCGGGCAGATGAAGGCCAGGGCCGTCATAAGGGACGTGGGTAGGGCCCTTGACATGCCCTACGCCGAGGTGGACAGGATCGCCAAGCTCGTCCCGAACCAGCTCGACATAACCATAGACAAGGCCCTTAAGGAGGAGCCGAAGCTCAAAAAACTCGTTGAGGACGACGGACGCGTTAAGGAGCTAATAGAGGCGGCCCGCTCCCTCGAGGGGCTTCCCCGCCACGCCTCCACGCACGCCGCCGGCGTGGTCATCTCCAACAGGCCGCTCGTCGAGCACCTCCCCCTTTACATGGGCCAGAAGGACAACATAATAACCACGCAGTTCCCGATGAACGACGTCGAGAAGATAGGGCTCGTCAAGTTCGACTTCCTGGGCCTGAAGAACCTCACGGTCATAGCCAGGACCGTGGACGAGGTGAAGCGGAACCACGGGGTGGAGATCGAGATCGACGCTCTCCCCCTCGACGACAAGCCGAGCTACCGGATTATGGGGCTCGGCAACACCAACGGGGTATTCCAGCTCGAAAGCTCCGGGATAAAGGACCTCCTGAGGAAGCTCAAGCCCGAGAGCTTCGAGGACCTTATGGCGGCGGTCGCCCTCTACAGACCCGGCCCGCTCCAGAGCGGCATGGTCGACGACTTCATAAAGCGGAAGCACAAGAAGGCGTCCATACCCTACGAGGTCCCGCAGTTGAAGGACATACTCGAGAACACCTACGGGGTCATGGTCTACCAGGAGCAGGTGATGGAGATAGCCAGGTCGCTGGCCGGCTTCACCCCCGGAGAGGCGGACGTCTTGAGGAAGGCCATGGGCAAGAAGGTCCCGGAGGTGATGCTCGAGCAAAGGGAAAAATTCCTGGATGGGGCCAGGGCCAAGAAGATACCGCCGAAGAAGGCCGAGAGGATTTTCGACCTCATGGCGAACTTCGCCGGTTACGGCTTCAATAAGAGCCACAGCGCGGCCTACGCGTTTATCGCCTACCAGACGGCCTACCTTAAGGCCCATTACCCCGTGGAGTTCATGGCCGCGCTCCTATCGGCCAACATGGGGGACACCGACAAGGTAATGAAGTACATGGGCGAGTGCAAGGACATGGCTATAGAGGTCCTGCCGCCCAACCTGAACGAAAGCGCCGTCGATTTTGCCGTAAAGGGGAACACGATCAGGTTCGGGCTCGCGGCAGTGAAGAACGTTGGGAGCGCGGCCATCGAGTCCATGCTCACGGTGCGGGACGGAGAGAGTGGCGGCCCCTTTGCCTCGCTCATGGATTTTATGAGCCGGGTGGACCTGAGGAAGTCCAATAAGAAGGTGGTCGAGAGCCTTATTAAGTGCGGGGCGTTCGACTTCACGAAGAGTTCGAGGGCCGCCCTTATGGCCTCGCTCGACCGCTCGCTCGAGACCGCGCAGAGGATACATAAGGA
Above is a window of Thermodesulfobacteriota bacterium DNA encoding:
- the dnaE gene encoding DNA polymerase III subunit alpha, encoding MQHSRFVHLHVHTQYSLLDGAIRPEALFKLARKYKMPAVAMTDHGNLFGAVEFYRKATAAGVKPIIGCEVYVAPGHRTDRTPPSRGEGGGGHGSAYHLVLLVKNAKGYQNLCKLLTKAYLEGFYYKPRVDKELLSEYGEGLIALSACLHGEVSHLLNRGLTDKAVKAAGEYREIFSDRRFFLELQSNGMEEQKKVNKGLIEISGKLDLPVVATNDCHYLTKEEARAHDILLCVQTGTTVNAKDRMRFQTDEFYFKSPREMEEAFKEVPEAIENTVEIAERCNMEMRFGEYHLPEFPVPEGDSLTSHLEAKAQRGLDRRLTAMREKGGDVESVKWQYYDRLKKELKVINGMGFPGYFLIVSDFIDHARKMGIPVGPGRGSAAGSLVAYSLGITGLDPIRYNLLFERFLNPDRVSLPDIDIDFCIEARDEVIKYVTEKYGADNVTQIITFGQMKARAVIRDVGRALDMPYAEVDRIAKLVPNQLDITIDKALKEEPKLKKLVEDDGRVKELIEAARSLEGLPRHASTHAAGVVISNRPLVEHLPLYMGQKDNIITTQFPMNDVEKIGLVKFDFLGLKNLTVIARTVDEVKRNHGVEIEIDALPLDDKPSYRIMGLGNTNGVFQLESSGIKDLLRKLKPESFEDLMAAVALYRPGPLQSGMVDDFIKRKHKKASIPYEVPQLKDILENTYGVMVYQEQVMEIARSLAGFTPGEADVLRKAMGKKVPEVMLEQREKFLDGARAKKIPPKKAERIFDLMANFAGYGFNKSHSAAYAFIAYQTAYLKAHYPVEFMAALLSANMGDTDKVMKYMGECKDMAIEVLPPNLNESAVDFAVKGNTIRFGLAAVKNVGSAAIESMLTVRDGESGGPFASLMDFMSRVDLRKSNKKVVESLIKCGAFDFTKSSRAALMASLDRSLETAQRIHKDRELGQTSLFGDAGGGNGADAVREADPVQDLPEWPDKELLAYEKETLGFYISSHPLTGRAKELELRASDTTGSLKDRRQGSEVSLGGMIAGIRETRTKKGD